One Phoenix dactylifera cultivar Barhee BC4 chromosome 14, palm_55x_up_171113_PBpolish2nd_filt_p, whole genome shotgun sequence DNA window includes the following coding sequences:
- the LOC120113094 gene encoding uncharacterized protein LOC120113094, translating to MEPSRRGQPQERNIGWEHGKMLGERHQFQCNYCHKCFKGGGVTRLKQHLAGNSREISACSECPPSTRQLMRKNLAEIKAAKERAAKQKAEVERQAAEAPSYHLMESQEVEGPDKEETQIHSAMWASLDDRWQQKEVARHRARFGPSFFESGAGSGGSRQDPEFQRTTSVREGVGRGRSRIASILGGFGGRKKSFGGIPPGASIHDVDPHAFLRRDSKQQRVDTMWKKEKKKDMWRAIGSWFHFSHIPVNAVDNTYYKSAISAIQSAGPGVDPPGLRDIYGELFDNNKEELENWIGSYKSK from the exons ATGGAGCCATCAAGGAGAGGGCAACCTCAAGAGCGTAATATTGGCTGGGAGCATGGGAAGATGCTCGGTGAACGGCACCAGTTTCAGTGCAATtattgccacaagtgcttcaaaggaggaggggtaaCCAGATTAAAGCAGCAC tTAGCCGGTAATTCTCGTGAGATATCTGCATGCTCAGAATGCCCACCGAGCACCCGTCAGCTGATGAGGAAAAACCTCGCTGAGATCAAAGCAGCCAAGGAGAGGGCTGCCAAGCAGAAAGCAGAGGTGGAACGCCAAGCTGCAGAAGCACCTTCCTATCACTTGATGGAGTCACAGGAGGTCGAGGGTCCAGATAAGGAGGAGACACAGATCCATTCTGCCATGTGGGCGAGTCTGGATGATCGGTGGCAGCAGAAGGAGGTGGCGAGGCAtcgggctcgatttgggccctcgttTTTCGAGTCAGGCGCCGGTTCTGGTGGAAGCAGACAAGATCCAGAGTTTCAAAGGACAACCTCAGTTAGGGAGGGCGTGGGCAGAGGACGTAGCCGGATTGCATCTATCCTGGGTGGTTTTGGTGGCCGAAAGAAGTCTTTCGGAGGGATTCCACCAGGTGCGTCAATCcatgatgtagatccgcatGCCTTCCTCAGGAGAGATTCGAAGCAGCAAAGGGTAGACACAatgtggaagaaggagaagaagaaggatatgtggcgagctattggatcctggttccacttcagccacattCCAGTGAATGCTGTagacaatacatactacaaGTCTGCCATTTCTGCCATACAGTCTGCCGGTCCCGGTGTCGATCCTCCAGGCCTGAGGGACATCTACGGTGAGCTttttgacaacaataaggaggagCTAGAGAATTGGATTGGCTCATATAAGAGCAAGTAG